From a region of the Georgenia yuyongxinii genome:
- a CDS encoding phage holin family protein, with protein MQDAHGAAPGPPSRSRLGWRLLRRRRLKSWTELRRLALSLLLSWLVLSVTIAVMPGVGATTRVDVLVAALLLGVLSAALQPVVTALALVVGWAGVLLAGLFTEAILFYAALTLTPGITVDGFWSAFWASWVFSLLVTIVTWLVTAGDDTAFLTHMLRQSRHARAAAAPTMVPGVIFLQVDGLSAPLLRWSIRSGDLPTMSRWVRSGSHTAAQWQVQLPSTTPASQAGVLHGRSAEIPAFRWYEKESGRLLVSNRPRDALVIQERLSDGHGLLADGGVSISNIFTGDAPTALLTMSAVTARGAGRGPSRGYATFFINPYGLARSLVLSVGEMLKERHQGRRQRRRGVEPRIDRRGSYVALRAVTNVLLRDLNAGLIVEQMMAGTPSVYCDFTDYDEIAHHAGPTRPESLASLEGLDHLIGVLQTAAEQAPRPYELVVLSDHGQSQGATFRQRYGHTLEELVRDLVAGRGTTVAAATDVAETAGPANTLLSQVGQQGGATGKVVRRALRGRSVGDEVHLEGRSADGPDLLGPATGHSDADVVVIASGNLAMIYFTGFAGRMTQEEIDTAYPGLVRSLVAHPGVGFVVVRTVRHGFVVLGDGGTHYLDEDRVTGRDPLGPFGERAAAEVRRHAGLANVGDLVVNSPVYPGTGEVAAYEELVGNHGGLGGWQTEGVLLHPSAWTADGPLVGADAVHRQLVRWLSALGHRSALAEAVMPPPRGGGAG; from the coding sequence GTGCAGGACGCGCACGGCGCGGCGCCCGGGCCGCCGTCCCGGTCCCGTCTCGGGTGGCGCCTGCTCCGCCGTCGGAGACTGAAGTCGTGGACCGAGCTCCGGCGTCTGGCGCTGAGCCTCCTCCTGTCCTGGCTGGTGCTCTCGGTGACGATCGCGGTCATGCCGGGCGTCGGTGCCACCACGCGGGTGGACGTCCTGGTGGCGGCGCTCCTTCTCGGTGTGCTCTCGGCGGCGTTGCAGCCGGTGGTGACGGCGCTCGCGCTGGTGGTGGGGTGGGCGGGCGTCCTGCTGGCGGGCCTGTTCACCGAGGCGATCCTCTTCTACGCGGCCCTGACCCTGACGCCGGGCATCACCGTCGACGGGTTCTGGAGCGCCTTCTGGGCGTCGTGGGTGTTCTCGCTCCTCGTCACGATCGTCACGTGGCTCGTCACGGCAGGGGACGACACGGCGTTCCTCACCCACATGCTGCGGCAGTCGCGTCACGCCCGGGCCGCAGCCGCCCCGACCATGGTCCCCGGCGTGATCTTCCTCCAGGTCGACGGCCTGTCGGCGCCCCTGCTGCGGTGGTCGATCCGCAGCGGCGACCTGCCGACCATGAGCCGGTGGGTGCGCTCGGGGAGCCACACCGCGGCGCAGTGGCAGGTGCAGCTGCCCTCGACCACGCCGGCGAGCCAGGCGGGCGTCCTGCACGGCCGCAGCGCAGAGATCCCGGCGTTCCGGTGGTACGAGAAGGAGTCCGGCCGGCTGCTGGTCTCCAACCGGCCCCGGGACGCCCTGGTGATCCAGGAGAGGTTGTCGGACGGGCACGGCCTGCTCGCCGACGGCGGGGTCAGCATCTCCAACATCTTCACCGGCGACGCCCCTACTGCCCTGCTCACCATGAGCGCCGTGACTGCGCGCGGAGCGGGCAGGGGCCCGTCGCGCGGCTACGCGACGTTCTTCATCAACCCCTACGGGCTGGCCCGCTCACTGGTGCTGTCGGTAGGGGAGATGCTCAAGGAGCGCCATCAGGGGCGCCGGCAGCGCCGTCGCGGCGTCGAACCGCGGATCGACCGCCGGGGCTCCTACGTGGCGCTGCGCGCGGTGACCAACGTCCTGCTGCGCGACCTGAACGCGGGGCTGATCGTCGAGCAGATGATGGCGGGCACTCCGTCGGTCTACTGCGACTTCACCGACTACGACGAGATCGCCCACCATGCGGGCCCCACCCGGCCCGAGTCGCTGGCCTCGCTGGAGGGACTCGACCACCTCATCGGCGTGCTGCAGACCGCGGCGGAGCAGGCGCCCCGGCCCTATGAGCTCGTCGTGCTGTCCGACCACGGGCAGAGTCAGGGCGCCACCTTCCGGCAGCGCTACGGGCACACCCTGGAGGAGCTGGTGCGAGACCTCGTGGCGGGCCGCGGCACCACGGTCGCCGCCGCCACCGACGTGGCGGAGACGGCCGGGCCCGCGAACACCCTGCTGTCGCAGGTGGGGCAGCAGGGCGGCGCCACGGGAAAGGTGGTGCGCCGGGCCCTGCGGGGGCGTTCCGTGGGCGACGAGGTGCACCTCGAGGGCCGGTCCGCCGACGGCCCGGACCTGCTGGGTCCCGCGACGGGACATTCCGACGCCGACGTCGTCGTCATCGCGTCCGGGAACCTCGCGATGATCTACTTCACCGGCTTCGCCGGGCGCATGACGCAGGAGGAGATCGACACCGCGTACCCGGGACTCGTCCGGTCCCTGGTCGCTCACCCGGGCGTCGGGTTCGTGGTGGTGCGCACGGTGCGACACGGGTTCGTCGTCCTTGGTGACGGCGGGACGCACTACCTCGACGAGGACCGGGTGACGGGACGCGACCCGCTCGGTCCGTTCGGGGAGCGGGCGGCCGCGGAGGTACGACGGCACGCGGGGCTGGCGAATGTCGGCGACCTGGTCGTCAACAGCCCGGTGTACCCGGGGACCGGCGAGGTCGCCGCCTACGAGGAGCTCGTGGGCAACCACGGGGGGCTCGGGGGCTGGCAGACCGAGGGAGTGCTGCTGCACCCGTCCGCGTGGACGGCGGACGGCCCGTTGGTAGGCGCCGACGCCGTGCACCGCCAGCTCGTGCGGTGGCTGAGTGCCCTCGGGCACCGGTCCGCGCTCGCCGAGGCCGTCATGCCTCCGCCGCGCGGCGGGGGCGCAGGTTGA
- a CDS encoding alpha/beta fold hydrolase codes for MTSDGAGWVRETVSLAGRSVFYRRSQGDVGGVPIVHVHGFGISGSYLMPTARLLTGQGVNVVPDLPGYGHSERPERTLGIPALADALLAVLDALELDKAVLLGNSMGCPIVLQVAHTAPDRVHRLVLVSPAGGVQNQPLSRALGQLAADVVRESPRMASVAVPDYLRFGPVNTLRLFAQLTRFPSLARLLTAPVPSLAVLGSRDPLMPPPHRVKAIASLAPPHVSVALIQGAAHALNFSHPGELANIISSWLAGRPIRDDPDQPGFARVLTIPRLVAAG; via the coding sequence ATGACGAGCGACGGCGCGGGGTGGGTCCGGGAGACCGTGTCGCTGGCCGGCCGGTCCGTCTTCTACCGGCGAAGCCAGGGCGACGTCGGAGGCGTCCCGATCGTCCATGTCCACGGGTTCGGGATCTCCGGCTCGTACCTCATGCCCACGGCCCGGCTGCTGACCGGCCAGGGGGTCAACGTGGTGCCGGACCTGCCCGGGTACGGCCACAGCGAGCGGCCCGAGCGCACGCTGGGAATTCCCGCCCTGGCGGATGCCCTCCTGGCCGTGCTCGACGCCCTCGAGCTCGACAAGGCGGTGCTCCTGGGCAACTCCATGGGCTGTCCCATCGTCCTCCAGGTCGCGCACACGGCGCCCGACCGGGTGCACCGCCTGGTCCTCGTCTCGCCGGCGGGCGGGGTCCAGAACCAGCCACTGTCGCGCGCGCTGGGCCAGCTCGCGGCCGACGTCGTCCGGGAGAGCCCGCGGATGGCCAGCGTCGCGGTGCCGGACTACCTCCGCTTCGGGCCGGTCAACACGCTGCGCCTGTTCGCCCAGCTGACGCGGTTCCCCTCGCTCGCACGGCTCCTGACTGCGCCGGTGCCCTCGCTTGCCGTCCTGGGCTCCCGGGACCCGCTCATGCCGCCACCGCACCGGGTCAAGGCGATCGCGTCCCTGGCGCCGCCGCACGTCAGCGTGGCGCTCATCCAGGGCGCCGCCCACGCCCTCAACTTCAGCCACCCCGGCGAGCTGGCCAACATCATCTCCTCCTGGCTCGCGGGGCGGCCCATCCGGGACGACCCCGACCAGCCGGGCTTCGCGCGTGTGCTGACGATCCCCCGGCTCGTCGCCGCGGGATAG